The Neodiprion virginianus isolate iyNeoVirg1 chromosome 5, iyNeoVirg1.1, whole genome shotgun sequence genome contains a region encoding:
- the LOC124304969 gene encoding uncharacterized protein LOC124304969 isoform X1, with the protein MGGIACLCNGLSKRLKPVEKPREAAASCECGWEVETGHAIAVGLGILEGKRLFLLAVGIFAEWNVIRFAGGLVPLILTVVSACLGGPAAFATVFAIQKRRRDPRYRCLKGLLKCLSIAVLFCALMNAAVIATFGAYLNIRREDIAGVFNASMMLYAEESSHKTTIDQLQFTLQCCGHAGYSDWIAFDWQKADYASRDEMSSQRRISDEDLRSMAVPFSCCRLRSMRPCFHMDFTMNADTINDKGCAEVLSRLVFRSAALAYCISAFLVLTQILLAILVLKIAKRPFRSDCPSLCECTEKCPSVCPLLDHQSSTSYVSSTGNTSPCSDRANSSAAKNRRRNGKLSTISSRTSGSCSSSSPTPPPSSGKSKTSSAKKTSARTRCNGGCGAARIRPSLHTEHRVPKKRCSQKRTVRPS; encoded by the exons ATGGGTGGTATCGCGTGCCTGTGCAACGGTTTATCGAAGAGATTAAAACCCGTTGAAAAGCCTCGAGAAGCTGCAGCGAGCTGCGAGTGCGGGTGGGAAGTCGAAACCGGACACGCGATAGCCGTTGGACTCGGTATCTTGGAAGGGAAACGTCTCTTCCTTCTTGCCGTGGGGATATTTGCCGAGTGGAACGTGATCCGATTCGCTGGAGGGTTGGTACCCCTGATCCTGACGGTAGTGTCCGCCTGTCTAGGCGGGCCGGCAGCCTTCGCCACAGTCTTCGCAATCCAGAA GCGACGACGGGATCCTCGCTACCGGTGTCTCAAAGGGCTCCTGAAGTGCCTATCAATCGCGGTTCTCTTCTGCGCCCTGATGAATGCCGCCGTTATCGCGACTTTCGGTGCTTACCTCAACATACGGCGGGAGGATATTGCCGGTGTTTTCAACGCCTCGATGATGCTCTACGCGGAGGAATCGTCGCACAAAACCACCATCGACCAGCTCCAGTTCACCTTGCAGTGCTGTGGTCACGCCGGCTACAGCGACTGGATCGCGTTCGATTGGCAG AAAGCGGACTATGCATCGCGGGACGAGATGTCGAGTCAGCGGAGGATTTCTGACGAGGATCTCCGGTCCATGGCGGTGCCGTTCAGCTGCTGCAGGCTCCGATCGATGAGGCCCTGTTTTCACATGGATTTTACCATGAACGCAGATACCATAAACGACAAAGGATGCGCCGAAGTCCTGAGCCGTCTGGTTTTCCGCAGTGCCGCACTCGCCTACTGCATTTCCGCCTTCCTCGTCCTCACGCAGATTCTTCTAGCCATCCTCGTGCTAAAA ATCGCCAAGAGACCTTTTCGATCGGATTGTCCATCCCTCTGCGAATGCACGGAAAAATGTCCGTCTGTGTGCCCGCTGCTTGATCATCAATCCAGTACATCGTACGTGAG CTCCACCGGCAACACCTCGCCTTGTAGCGATCGTGCAAACTCGTCGGCAGCAAAGAACAGAAGAAGAAACGGGAAGCTGAGTACGATCTCCAGCCGGACTTCCGGCTCCTGCAGTAGCTCGTCACCGACGCCGCCTCCGTCCTCGGGAAAGTCGAAGACGAGTTCCGCGAAGAAGACATCGGCCAGGACGCGGTGCAACGGCGGCTGCGGGGCCGCGAGAATTCGGCCGAGTCTTCACACCGAGCATCGAGTGCCGAAAAAACGATGCAGCCAAAAACGCACCGTCCGACCGAGTTGA
- the LOC124304969 gene encoding uncharacterized protein LOC124304969 isoform X2, whose translation MRTTSAALHVKRVCLSWMTRFLFPDFLEARRRDPRYRCLKGLLKCLSIAVLFCALMNAAVIATFGAYLNIRREDIAGVFNASMMLYAEESSHKTTIDQLQFTLQCCGHAGYSDWIAFDWQKADYASRDEMSSQRRISDEDLRSMAVPFSCCRLRSMRPCFHMDFTMNADTINDKGCAEVLSRLVFRSAALAYCISAFLVLTQILLAILVLKIAKRPFRSDCPSLCECTEKCPSVCPLLDHQSSTSYVSSTGNTSPCSDRANSSAAKNRRRNGKLSTISSRTSGSCSSSSPTPPPSSGKSKTSSAKKTSARTRCNGGCGAARIRPSLHTEHRVPKKRCSQKRTVRPS comes from the exons ATGCGTACCACATCAGCCGCTCTGCACGTGAAACGCGTGTGTTTGAGCTGGATGACTCGTTTCCTTTTCCCCGACTTCCTCGAAGC GCGACGACGGGATCCTCGCTACCGGTGTCTCAAAGGGCTCCTGAAGTGCCTATCAATCGCGGTTCTCTTCTGCGCCCTGATGAATGCCGCCGTTATCGCGACTTTCGGTGCTTACCTCAACATACGGCGGGAGGATATTGCCGGTGTTTTCAACGCCTCGATGATGCTCTACGCGGAGGAATCGTCGCACAAAACCACCATCGACCAGCTCCAGTTCACCTTGCAGTGCTGTGGTCACGCCGGCTACAGCGACTGGATCGCGTTCGATTGGCAG AAAGCGGACTATGCATCGCGGGACGAGATGTCGAGTCAGCGGAGGATTTCTGACGAGGATCTCCGGTCCATGGCGGTGCCGTTCAGCTGCTGCAGGCTCCGATCGATGAGGCCCTGTTTTCACATGGATTTTACCATGAACGCAGATACCATAAACGACAAAGGATGCGCCGAAGTCCTGAGCCGTCTGGTTTTCCGCAGTGCCGCACTCGCCTACTGCATTTCCGCCTTCCTCGTCCTCACGCAGATTCTTCTAGCCATCCTCGTGCTAAAA ATCGCCAAGAGACCTTTTCGATCGGATTGTCCATCCCTCTGCGAATGCACGGAAAAATGTCCGTCTGTGTGCCCGCTGCTTGATCATCAATCCAGTACATCGTACGTGAG CTCCACCGGCAACACCTCGCCTTGTAGCGATCGTGCAAACTCGTCGGCAGCAAAGAACAGAAGAAGAAACGGGAAGCTGAGTACGATCTCCAGCCGGACTTCCGGCTCCTGCAGTAGCTCGTCACCGACGCCGCCTCCGTCCTCGGGAAAGTCGAAGACGAGTTCCGCGAAGAAGACATCGGCCAGGACGCGGTGCAACGGCGGCTGCGGGGCCGCGAGAATTCGGCCGAGTCTTCACACCGAGCATCGAGTGCCGAAAAAACGATGCAGCCAAAAACGCACCGTCCGACCGAGTTGA
- the LOC124304969 gene encoding uncharacterized protein LOC124304969 isoform X3 yields the protein MEIGSQRRRDPRYRCLKGLLKCLSIAVLFCALMNAAVIATFGAYLNIRREDIAGVFNASMMLYAEESSHKTTIDQLQFTLQCCGHAGYSDWIAFDWQKADYASRDEMSSQRRISDEDLRSMAVPFSCCRLRSMRPCFHMDFTMNADTINDKGCAEVLSRLVFRSAALAYCISAFLVLTQILLAILVLKIAKRPFRSDCPSLCECTEKCPSVCPLLDHQSSTSYVSSTGNTSPCSDRANSSAAKNRRRNGKLSTISSRTSGSCSSSSPTPPPSSGKSKTSSAKKTSARTRCNGGCGAARIRPSLHTEHRVPKKRCSQKRTVRPS from the exons ATGGAAATTGGCTCCCA GCGACGACGGGATCCTCGCTACCGGTGTCTCAAAGGGCTCCTGAAGTGCCTATCAATCGCGGTTCTCTTCTGCGCCCTGATGAATGCCGCCGTTATCGCGACTTTCGGTGCTTACCTCAACATACGGCGGGAGGATATTGCCGGTGTTTTCAACGCCTCGATGATGCTCTACGCGGAGGAATCGTCGCACAAAACCACCATCGACCAGCTCCAGTTCACCTTGCAGTGCTGTGGTCACGCCGGCTACAGCGACTGGATCGCGTTCGATTGGCAG AAAGCGGACTATGCATCGCGGGACGAGATGTCGAGTCAGCGGAGGATTTCTGACGAGGATCTCCGGTCCATGGCGGTGCCGTTCAGCTGCTGCAGGCTCCGATCGATGAGGCCCTGTTTTCACATGGATTTTACCATGAACGCAGATACCATAAACGACAAAGGATGCGCCGAAGTCCTGAGCCGTCTGGTTTTCCGCAGTGCCGCACTCGCCTACTGCATTTCCGCCTTCCTCGTCCTCACGCAGATTCTTCTAGCCATCCTCGTGCTAAAA ATCGCCAAGAGACCTTTTCGATCGGATTGTCCATCCCTCTGCGAATGCACGGAAAAATGTCCGTCTGTGTGCCCGCTGCTTGATCATCAATCCAGTACATCGTACGTGAG CTCCACCGGCAACACCTCGCCTTGTAGCGATCGTGCAAACTCGTCGGCAGCAAAGAACAGAAGAAGAAACGGGAAGCTGAGTACGATCTCCAGCCGGACTTCCGGCTCCTGCAGTAGCTCGTCACCGACGCCGCCTCCGTCCTCGGGAAAGTCGAAGACGAGTTCCGCGAAGAAGACATCGGCCAGGACGCGGTGCAACGGCGGCTGCGGGGCCGCGAGAATTCGGCCGAGTCTTCACACCGAGCATCGAGTGCCGAAAAAACGATGCAGCCAAAAACGCACCGTCCGACCGAGTTGA